The Clostridia bacterium genome includes a window with the following:
- the kduI gene encoding 5-dehydro-4-deoxy-D-glucuronate isomerase — MDVRYAVSKKEYSRMNTEELRENFLIQNIFESDKINLTYSHIDRIIAGGACPVTKELPLLAGEELGADYFCERREVGVINIGGAGSILVDGKEYKMDHFDGIYIGRGTKEIVFRSADKNAPAHFYINSTPAHKEYPTKHIPLVNAVHRACGDFKDCNKRTINQFIVPGNCDSCQLTMGLTQLEEGSNWNTMPSHTHERRMEVYIYFDIPENNVVFHMMGNPTETRHIVVQNEEAVISPSWSIHSGVGTKNYTFIWGMCGENQVFDDMQGVKTTDLR; from the coding sequence ATGGACGTCAGATACGCAGTTTCAAAAAAAGAGTACAGCAGAATGAACACCGAGGAACTTCGCGAGAATTTCCTCATTCAAAATATTTTCGAAAGCGATAAGATCAACCTGACTTATTCGCATATCGACAGGATCATCGCGGGCGGCGCTTGCCCCGTGACAAAGGAGCTTCCGCTTCTCGCGGGCGAAGAGCTCGGCGCGGATTATTTCTGCGAGAGAAGGGAAGTCGGCGTCATCAATATCGGCGGCGCGGGCTCGATCCTCGTGGACGGCAAGGAATACAAGATGGATCATTTCGACGGGATCTATATCGGTCGCGGGACGAAAGAGATCGTCTTCCGTTCGGCGGATAAAAACGCTCCCGCGCATTTCTATATCAACAGCACGCCGGCTCACAAGGAATATCCGACCAAGCATATTCCTCTCGTGAACGCGGTCCATCGCGCTTGCGGCGACTTCAAAGATTGCAACAAACGCACGATCAATCAATTCATCGTCCCCGGCAACTGCGACAGCTGCCAACTTACGATGGGCTTGACCCAGCTCGAAGAGGGAAGCAACTGGAACACGATGCCTTCTCATACGCACGAACGCCGTATGGAAGTCTATATCTATTTCGACATTCCGGAGAATAACGTCGTCTTCCATATGATGGGCAACCCGACCGAGACCCGCCATATCGTCGTCCAAAACGAAGAAGCGGTCATTTCGCCGAGTTGGTCGATTCACAGCGGCGTAGGAACCAAGAACTATACCTTCATTTGGGGTATGTGCGGCGAGAACCAAGTCTTCGACGATATGCAGGGCGTGAAGACCACCGATCTTCGCTGA
- a CDS encoding sugar kinase: MKAVTFGELMLRLAPEGYIRFVQADRFGVTFGGGEANVAVSLANYGIDAAFVSKLPKNDIGQAAVNSLRRYGVDVSKITRGGDRIGIYFLEKGASQRPSKVIYDRANSAIALASKEDFDWDAIFEGVDWFHFTGITPALSDAAAEITLDALKAAKKKGITVSCDLNYRKKLWSKEKAKEVMTSLMPYVDVLIANEEDSSDVFGIKADDTDISKGSLSKEGYKSVAKKLVDAFGFKYVAITLRGSISANDNKWSAMLYDGKEFYFSKEYMIHIVDRVGGGDSFGGGLIYGMLNFGSDKQKVIEFAVGASCLKHSIEGDYNMVSADEVLKLIEGDGSGRVQR; the protein is encoded by the coding sequence ATGAAAGCAGTTACGTTCGGTGAATTGATGTTAAGGCTCGCCCCCGAGGGGTATATCCGCTTCGTGCAGGCGGATCGTTTCGGCGTAACGTTCGGCGGCGGCGAAGCCAACGTCGCGGTTTCTCTCGCGAATTACGGGATCGACGCGGCGTTCGTTAGCAAACTCCCGAAGAACGATATCGGGCAGGCGGCGGTGAACAGTCTCAGAAGATACGGCGTGGACGTTAGCAAGATCACGCGCGGCGGCGACAGAATCGGTATCTATTTCCTCGAAAAAGGCGCGAGCCAGCGCCCGAGCAAGGTCATCTACGATCGCGCGAATTCGGCGATCGCGCTCGCTTCGAAAGAGGATTTCGATTGGGACGCGATCTTCGAGGGCGTCGACTGGTTCCATTTTACGGGGATCACGCCCGCTCTTTCGGATGCGGCGGCGGAGATCACGCTCGACGCGTTGAAGGCGGCGAAGAAAAAGGGGATCACCGTTTCCTGCGACCTCAATTACAGAAAGAAACTTTGGTCGAAAGAGAAAGCGAAAGAAGTGATGACTTCTCTTATGCCGTACGTGGACGTTTTGATCGCGAACGAGGAAGATTCTTCCGACGTCTTCGGGATCAAGGCGGACGACACCGACATTTCCAAAGGCTCGCTCAGCAAAGAGGGGTATAAGTCCGTCGCGAAAAAGCTCGTGGACGCGTTCGGTTTCAAGTACGTCGCGATCACGCTTCGCGGCAGCATCTCCGCGAACGACAATAAGTGGAGCGCGATGCTTTACGACGGCAAGGAGTTCTATTTCAGCAAGGAATATATGATCCATATCGTGGATCGCGTGGGCGGCGGCGACAGCTTCGGCGGCGGTCTTATCTACGGAATGCTGAATTTCGGTTCGGATAAGCAAAAGGTCATCGAATTCGCGGTCGGCGCGAGCTGCTTGAAGCACTCGATCGAGGGCGATTACAATATGGTTTCGGCGGACGAAGTGCTGAAACTCATCGAAGGCGACGGAAGCGGTCGCGTGCAAAGATAA
- the eda gene encoding bifunctional 4-hydroxy-2-oxoglutarate aldolase/2-dehydro-3-deoxy-phosphogluconate aldolase, with translation MDNVLDRIAQCKIVPVVKIDDVQDTLPLMKALKDGGIMSAEITFRTAVGPDALALAAKSCPDMLIGAGTVINAEQATKAVSLGAAFVVGPGFSKEVADVCREAGVLYLPGVVTPTEVMMAVAEGLKVVKFFPAENYGGVKTIKALAGPFPQLKFMPTGGISAENIKGYFDSGKVIACGGSWMVKDSLIKAKEFDKITALSKEAMEVVK, from the coding sequence ATAGATAACGTTTTGGATCGTATCGCACAATGCAAGATCGTCCCGGTCGTTAAGATCGACGACGTGCAAGACACTTTGCCTTTGATGAAGGCTTTGAAAGACGGCGGGATCATGAGCGCGGAGATCACTTTCCGCACGGCGGTCGGACCGGATGCGCTCGCGCTTGCCGCGAAGAGCTGCCCCGATATGCTGATCGGCGCGGGCACCGTCATTAACGCGGAGCAAGCCACGAAAGCGGTTTCGCTCGGCGCGGCGTTCGTCGTCGGCCCCGGTTTCTCGAAAGAAGTCGCGGACGTTTGCCGCGAAGCGGGCGTCTTGTATCTGCCCGGCGTCGTTACCCCGACCGAAGTTATGATGGCGGTCGCGGAGGGCTTGAAAGTCGTCAAATTCTTCCCCGCGGAAAATTACGGCGGCGTCAAGACGATCAAAGCGCTCGCGGGTCCTTTCCCGCAGCTGAAATTTATGCCGACGGGCGGCATTTCCGCGGAGAATATCAAAGGCTATTTCGACTCCGGAAAGGTCATCGCGTGCGGCGGCAGCTGGATGGTTAAAGACAGTTTGATCAAAGCGAAAGAATTCGATAAAATTACGGCTTTGTCCAAGGAAGCCATGGAGGTAGTAAAGTAA